One Bacillota bacterium genomic region harbors:
- a CDS encoding ABC-ATPase domain-containing protein, with protein sequence MSVGSGGGREGRGGAAGLPPRVARPDAERMRALLERLDGRGYKAYQSLAGRWSLGGFTLYVDHVQGDPFAEPSRLRVEMEAKVHGLPLEPLQSPEGRVATADFLLRQVVRALAVRGSRRRGTGRSGEIRVAEPGQSLLPRSALEIDAEGRLTWRFQAGLPADGRTILGRQAAILLLEEIPALVREALLYRSLNARQLRAWQEMAADQAAARRLMEARGLVAFVAEGSILPRRSGVSDLPLERERAVAFQVPGEMAQSFLLPHAGEVRGLAIPEGVTLITGGGFHGKSTLERALEVGVYDHIPGDGRELCLTRRDAVKIRAEDGRAVRAVDISAFIGRLPGGVETGEFTTELASGSTSQAANIAEALEAGSRLLLMDEDTCATNFMVRDRRMQRLIPPEQEPIVPFVDRVRQLRDELGVSTILVVGGVGDYLDVADHVIAMRDFRPAVITAEARRVAAELPSGRSPEGRGPVRLRLRRHPRLASLEGDERRPAKIRSQEVDELRFGRWEIDLGAVEQVVEVAQSRAIGHVLRLLARMERSAGEGEEPPAMAELLDAAEEALRSGGWLSLAGRPEEVRGDWALPRRYEIAAAINRFRGLEVRVERLEEGF encoded by the coding sequence ATGAGCGTCGGTTCGGGCGGAGGCCGCGAGGGACGGGGCGGAGCGGCGGGGCTTCCTCCCCGCGTCGCCAGGCCGGACGCCGAACGGATGCGGGCGCTGCTCGAGCGGCTGGACGGGCGCGGCTACAAGGCCTACCAGAGCCTGGCCGGGCGGTGGTCGCTGGGCGGCTTCACGCTCTACGTGGACCATGTCCAGGGCGACCCCTTCGCCGAGCCCTCACGCCTGCGCGTGGAGATGGAGGCCAAGGTCCACGGCCTGCCGCTGGAGCCGCTCCAGTCGCCCGAGGGGCGGGTGGCGACGGCCGACTTCCTGCTGCGCCAAGTGGTCCGGGCGCTGGCGGTGCGGGGGAGCCGGCGCCGCGGCACGGGCCGTTCGGGCGAGATCCGCGTGGCGGAGCCCGGCCAGTCGCTCTTGCCGCGGAGCGCGCTCGAGATCGACGCCGAGGGCCGCCTCACCTGGCGCTTCCAGGCGGGGCTGCCGGCCGACGGGCGGACCATCCTGGGACGCCAGGCGGCCATCCTTCTCCTGGAGGAGATCCCCGCCCTGGTCCGCGAGGCCCTTCTCTACCGGAGCCTCAACGCGCGCCAGCTGCGCGCCTGGCAGGAGATGGCCGCCGACCAGGCGGCGGCGCGTCGGCTGATGGAGGCGCGCGGCCTGGTCGCCTTCGTCGCGGAGGGGAGCATTCTGCCCCGCCGCTCGGGGGTGAGCGACCTGCCGCTGGAGCGGGAGCGTGCGGTCGCCTTCCAGGTGCCGGGGGAGATGGCGCAGAGCTTCCTCCTGCCGCACGCGGGCGAGGTGCGGGGCCTCGCCATCCCCGAGGGCGTCACGCTCATCACCGGCGGCGGCTTCCACGGAAAGAGCACGCTGGAGCGGGCGCTGGAGGTGGGCGTCTACGACCACATCCCCGGGGACGGCCGCGAGCTCTGCCTGACCCGCAGGGATGCGGTCAAGATCCGCGCCGAGGACGGGCGCGCGGTCCGGGCGGTGGACATCTCGGCCTTCATCGGCCGCCTGCCGGGCGGGGTGGAGACCGGCGAGTTCACCACCGAGCTGGCCAGCGGCAGCACCTCGCAGGCGGCTAACATCGCCGAGGCGCTGGAGGCGGGTAGCCGCCTGCTCCTGATGGACGAGGACACCTGCGCCACCAACTTCATGGTCCGCGACCGGCGCATGCAGCGGCTCATCCCGCCCGAGCAGGAGCCCATCGTCCCCTTCGTCGACCGGGTCCGCCAGCTGCGCGACGAGCTGGGCGTCTCCACCATCCTGGTGGTGGGCGGCGTGGGCGACTACCTGGATGTGGCCGACCACGTCATCGCCATGCGCGACTTCCGTCCCGCGGTCATCACCGCCGAGGCGCGGCGCGTGGCCGCCGAGCTGCCCTCCGGCCGGAGCCCCGAGGGGAGGGGGCCGGTCCGCCTCCGCCTCCGGCGCCACCCGCGACTCGCCTCGCTGGAGGGCGACGAGCGGCGGCCCGCCAAGATCCGCTCCCAGGAAGTGGACGAGCTCCGCTTCGGCCGCTGGGAGATCGACCTGGGAGCGGTGGAGCAGGTGGTGGAGGTGGCCCAGTCGCGCGCCATCGGCCACGTCCTCCGCCTCCTGGCGCGCATGGAGCGGAGCGCGGGCGAGGGGGAGGAGCCGCCGGCCATGGCGGAACTCCTGGATGCGGCGGAGGAGGCGCTCCGGAGCGGCGGCTGGCTCTCGCTGGCCGGCCGGCCGGAGGAGGTGCGGGGCGACTGGGCGCTGCCGCGCCGCTACGAGATCGCCGCCGCCATCAACCGCTTCCGCGGTCTCGAGGTGCGCGTGGAGAGGCTCGAAGAGGGCTTTTGA
- the secD gene encoding protein translocase subunit SecD, translated as MNRRTRSIVYLVLSVLVVAAAAVYALVPLPLNQHRPLWRQINLGLDLQGGVHVVYQAVPDRQHPLTPEAMSKDRQIIEQRVNGLGVAEPIIQQQGNDRIIVELPGVKDPQQAIQTIGRTAKLEFKDSTGRVIVTGADLISADPELDPQTNQPVVAIKFDAKGAKAFEQATAAALPYAQANPNDPRGRIGVYLDGKLLTNPYVSAVITNGSAIITGYASLEAAKADAVALQSGALPMPLKIIADQTVSASLGAESLRRSMVAGVVGLALVAAFMLLYYRLPGFWAVVALTIYFLLDLLALHLIRATLTLPGIAGLIMSVGVAVDANVIIFERIRDELRRGLTLRSALEAGFKNAFRAILDSNVTALIAVIVLYYFGTGPVRGFAVTLGLGVLISMLTAVLITRYLLRWQVATGIHPGVLMFGREAELGARVAAAEARAGRGEGRRKGAPAGAAAAEVQAEGQRFHLRFIRNRNVGFTISAVILLATVVSLTTQGLNYGVDFTGGTLFDLRFAHPTSVAEVRTAFSRVTPEVTVRSTGTGANEYLVTVPNTDQAQRNRMIEQVQKALNNPITVRSVNQVSPVIGGELERSALLALAVAVVLMLAYIALRFEWRFAVGAVVADLHDVLVVLGLFTLFRLPVDTYFIPAILTVFGYSITDTIVIYDRVRENLRQRRRESLQELVERSLNQVLVRSLNTTLTTLLAIAAVVVFGGVTIRDMTLALLVGIATGAYSSIFVASPLYWLLARRREQALAAKAA; from the coding sequence ATGAACCGCCGCACGCGCAGCATCGTCTACCTGGTCCTGAGCGTCCTCGTCGTGGCCGCGGCCGCCGTCTATGCGCTGGTGCCGCTGCCGCTCAACCAGCACCGGCCGCTCTGGCGCCAGATCAACCTGGGCCTCGACCTGCAGGGCGGCGTGCACGTGGTCTACCAGGCGGTGCCCGACCGCCAGCACCCGCTCACCCCCGAGGCGATGAGCAAGGACCGCCAGATCATCGAGCAGCGCGTCAACGGCCTGGGCGTGGCGGAGCCCATCATCCAGCAGCAGGGGAACGACCGGATCATCGTCGAGCTGCCCGGCGTCAAGGATCCGCAGCAGGCCATCCAGACCATCGGACGGACGGCCAAGCTGGAGTTCAAGGACTCCACGGGCAGGGTGATCGTCACCGGCGCCGACCTCATCTCGGCCGACCCCGAGCTCGACCCGCAGACGAACCAGCCCGTGGTCGCCATCAAGTTCGACGCCAAGGGGGCCAAGGCCTTCGAGCAGGCGACGGCGGCGGCGCTGCCCTACGCGCAGGCCAACCCCAACGACCCGCGCGGCCGCATCGGCGTCTACCTCGACGGGAAGCTGCTGACCAACCCCTACGTCAGCGCCGTCATCACCAACGGCTCGGCCATCATCACCGGCTACGCCTCGCTGGAGGCGGCCAAGGCCGACGCGGTGGCGCTCCAGTCGGGCGCCCTGCCCATGCCGCTCAAGATCATCGCCGACCAGACGGTCAGCGCCTCGCTGGGCGCGGAGTCGCTGCGGCGCAGCATGGTGGCGGGCGTGGTGGGCCTCGCCCTGGTGGCGGCCTTCATGCTCCTCTACTACCGCCTGCCCGGCTTCTGGGCGGTGGTGGCGCTGACGATCTACTTCCTGCTCGACCTGCTGGCGCTCCACCTGATCCGCGCGACGCTGACGCTGCCCGGCATCGCCGGCCTGATCATGTCCGTCGGCGTCGCCGTCGACGCCAACGTCATCATCTTCGAGCGTATCCGCGACGAGCTGCGGCGCGGCCTGACGCTCCGGTCCGCGCTGGAGGCGGGCTTCAAGAACGCCTTCCGGGCCATCCTGGACTCCAACGTGACGGCGCTGATCGCGGTGATCGTCCTCTACTACTTCGGTACCGGGCCGGTGCGCGGTTTCGCCGTCACCCTGGGCCTGGGCGTCCTGATCAGCATGCTGACCGCCGTCCTCATCACCCGCTACCTGCTTCGCTGGCAGGTGGCCACCGGCATCCACCCTGGCGTGCTTATGTTCGGGCGCGAGGCGGAGCTGGGCGCCCGGGTGGCCGCGGCCGAGGCGCGGGCGGGACGCGGCGAGGGACGGCGCAAGGGGGCGCCCGCCGGCGCCGCCGCGGCCGAGGTGCAGGCGGAGGGCCAGCGCTTCCACTTGCGTTTCATCCGCAACCGGAACGTCGGCTTCACCATCTCCGCCGTCATCCTGCTGGCCACCGTCGTCTCCCTCACCACCCAGGGGCTCAACTACGGCGTCGACTTCACCGGCGGCACGCTCTTCGACCTCCGCTTCGCCCACCCGACCAGCGTGGCCGAGGTGCGGACGGCCTTCAGCCGCGTGACGCCCGAGGTGACCGTCCGCTCCACCGGCACCGGGGCGAACGAGTACCTGGTCACCGTGCCCAACACCGACCAGGCCCAGCGGAACCGGATGATCGAGCAGGTACAGAAGGCGCTGAACAACCCGATCACCGTGCGCAGCGTCAACCAGGTCTCGCCCGTCATCGGCGGCGAGCTGGAGCGCTCGGCCCTCCTTGCCCTGGCGGTGGCGGTGGTGCTGATGCTGGCCTACATCGCCCTCCGCTTCGAGTGGCGCTTCGCGGTGGGGGCCGTCGTCGCCGACCTGCACGACGTGCTGGTGGTGCTGGGCCTCTTCACCCTCTTCCGCCTGCCCGTCGACACCTACTTCATCCCGGCCATCCTGACTGTCTTCGGCTACTCCATCACCGACACCATCGTCATCTACGACCGGGTGCGCGAGAACTTGCGACAGCGGCGGCGCGAGTCGCTCCAGGAACTGGTGGAGCGCTCGCTCAACCAGGTGCTGGTCCGCTCGCTCAACACCACGCTGACCACGCTCCTCGCCATCGCCGCGGTGGTCGTCTTCGGCGGCGTCACCATCCGCGACATGACGCTGGCCCTCCTGGTCGGCATCGCCACCGGGGCCTACTCCTCCATCTTCGTGGCCAGCCCGCTCTACTGGCTGCTGGCGCGGAGGCGGGAGCAGGCCCTG
- the pyrE gene encoding orotate phosphoribosyltransferase, which translates to MRRLLEEVGALARGHFLLTSGRHSDAYVQCARLFERPEAAEHVADLLAARLRPLLGQGVEAVIGPALGGILPAYLLARRLGARALYAEREEGALRLRRGFALHAGERVVVAEDVITTGGSAAEVAALALAAGARPVAVAAVADRSGGAARFDVPVVAGARLEVPSWPAEECPLCRRGLPIERPGSRHLAGARPDGGA; encoded by the coding sequence GTGCGGCGCCTGCTGGAGGAAGTGGGCGCGCTCGCGCGGGGCCACTTCCTCCTCACCTCCGGCCGGCACAGCGACGCCTACGTCCAGTGCGCGCGCCTCTTCGAGCGCCCGGAGGCGGCGGAGCACGTGGCCGACCTGCTGGCGGCGCGCCTCCGCCCCCTGCTGGGGCAGGGGGTGGAGGCGGTCATCGGCCCCGCCCTGGGCGGCATCCTGCCCGCCTACCTCCTGGCCCGCCGGCTGGGTGCGCGGGCGCTCTACGCCGAGCGGGAGGAGGGCGCCCTCCGCCTGCGGCGCGGCTTCGCCCTCCACGCGGGCGAGCGGGTGGTGGTGGCCGAGGACGTGATCACCACGGGCGGCTCGGCCGCGGAGGTGGCGGCGCTGGCCCTCGCCGCCGGCGCCCGGCCGGTGGCGGTGGCGGCCGTCGCCGACCGCTCGGGCGGCGCCGCCCGCTTCGACGTGCCCGTGGTCGCGGGCGCCCGCCTGGAGGTACCCAGCTGGCCGGCCGAGGAGTGCCCGCTCTGCCGGCGCGGCCTGCCGATCGAACGCCCCGGCAGCCGCCACCTGGCCGGCGCCCGGCCCGACGGGGGGGCCTAG
- a CDS encoding recombinase family protein produces the protein MRAALYARVSSGDQVGGYSLPSQVELCRRRALELGATETVAFVERGVPGDTLERPELEALRRALRRHEFDLVVVLDPDRLARALSLQLLLTDEITRSGARLEFVGYEWRDTPDGRLFYALRGAIAEYEREKIRERTTRGKLAKVRAGGLINAPRTYGYRFDREGDRLLPDPLTAPVVQILFAWAERGLPPAEMARRLMAMGVPAPGGGRRWWTRTVARILRNPAYRGLLQAHRWSVTRHGRRRRTRQRPPEEWCPVAVPPLVEAARWERVQRLLPRTGREGRARPGAGGFLLRGLVRCALCGRPMSGQSRRRGGRLFRYYACRPAGGGAAAPPGPAGAGERAHGRYVPAGLLEEAVWGAVEERLVHLAQGGGDGAGAGEGDEERRARRRLLLTRLRSLRQAGERTLWAFQQGWLPAARYAAECERLRAQRLALLREARALRAAAGATAPAAPAAAGGAAAGRPGPEERRAILLRLVEAVEVRADAGGEVEVRLRLLLPPPEAEVGAGTGAEPGPGPGLSGVAGSASRDDAPDHHQADL, from the coding sequence GTGCGCGCGGCCCTCTACGCGCGCGTCTCCTCGGGCGACCAGGTGGGCGGCTACAGCCTCCCCAGCCAGGTGGAGCTCTGCCGCCGGCGGGCGCTGGAGCTGGGGGCGACGGAGACGGTCGCCTTCGTGGAGCGCGGCGTCCCCGGCGACACGCTGGAGCGGCCGGAGCTGGAGGCGCTGCGCCGGGCGCTCCGGCGCCACGAGTTCGACCTGGTGGTCGTCCTCGACCCGGACCGGCTGGCGCGGGCGCTCTCGCTCCAGCTCCTCCTCACCGACGAGATCACGCGCTCGGGCGCCCGCCTCGAGTTCGTCGGCTACGAGTGGCGCGACACCCCCGACGGCCGCCTCTTCTATGCGCTTCGCGGCGCCATCGCCGAGTACGAGCGCGAGAAGATCCGCGAGCGGACCACCCGCGGCAAGCTGGCCAAGGTGCGCGCCGGCGGCCTGATCAACGCGCCGCGCACCTACGGCTACCGCTTCGATCGCGAGGGCGACCGCCTGCTGCCCGATCCCCTCACGGCGCCGGTGGTCCAGATCCTCTTCGCCTGGGCCGAGCGGGGGTTGCCGCCCGCCGAGATGGCCCGCCGCCTGATGGCGATGGGCGTTCCGGCGCCGGGCGGCGGCCGCCGCTGGTGGACGCGCACCGTCGCCCGCATCCTGCGCAACCCGGCCTACCGCGGCCTCCTCCAGGCGCACCGCTGGTCGGTCACCCGCCACGGGCGCCGACGCCGGACCCGCCAGCGGCCGCCCGAGGAGTGGTGCCCGGTGGCGGTGCCGCCGCTGGTGGAGGCGGCGCGCTGGGAGCGCGTCCAGCGCCTCCTGCCCCGGACGGGGCGGGAGGGGCGGGCGCGGCCGGGCGCCGGCGGCTTCCTCCTGCGCGGCCTGGTGCGCTGCGCCCTCTGCGGCCGGCCCATGTCCGGGCAGAGCCGGCGCCGGGGCGGCCGCCTCTTCCGCTACTACGCCTGCCGCCCCGCCGGGGGAGGCGCCGCCGCGCCCCCCGGCCCGGCGGGCGCGGGAGAGAGGGCGCACGGGCGCTACGTGCCGGCCGGGCTGCTGGAGGAGGCCGTCTGGGGCGCGGTGGAGGAGCGGCTGGTGCACCTGGCGCAGGGAGGCGGGGACGGGGCCGGCGCCGGGGAAGGCGACGAAGAGCGGCGAGCGCGGCGGCGCCTCCTTCTGACGCGGCTCCGGTCGCTGCGCCAGGCGGGCGAGCGGACGCTCTGGGCCTTCCAGCAGGGGTGGCTTCCGGCGGCGCGCTACGCCGCCGAGTGCGAGCGCCTGCGCGCGCAGCGGCTCGCCCTTCTGCGCGAGGCCCGGGCGCTCCGCGCCGCGGCCGGCGCCACCGCTCCCGCCGCGCCGGCCGCCGCCGGCGGGGCTGCGGCCGGGCGCCCGGGGCCGGAGGAGCGGCGCGCCATCCTCCTCCGGCTGGTGGAAGCCGTGGAGGTGCGGGCGGACGCGGGCGGCGAGGTGGAGGTGCGCCTCCGCCTCCTGCTCCCGCCGCCGGAGGCGGAGGTGGGCGCCGGGACGGGGGCGGAGCCTGGGCCGGGGCCGGGACTGTCCGGGGTCGCCGGTTCGGCTTCGCGCGACGATGCTCCTGATCATCATCAAGCTGATCTTTGA